The Legionella cincinnatiensis genome includes a region encoding these proteins:
- a CDS encoding epoxyqueuosine reductase QueH, producing MIQRERLELPKKADKLLLHSCCAPCSGEVMEALIASEIDFTIFFYNPNIHPAQEYEIRKNENVNFAKKHNIPFIDADYDKDNWFARAKGLEWEPERGKRCTMCFDMRFERTALYAHEHGFPVISSSLGISRWKDMNQINDCGVRAASKYPNLEYWTYNWRKNGGSERMYEIAKREEFYKQEYCGCVYSLRDTNAWRKQKERNRIKIGVNYYTESLNNEGTS from the coding sequence ATGATACAAAGAGAACGATTGGAATTACCGAAGAAAGCAGATAAATTATTACTGCATTCATGTTGTGCGCCTTGTTCTGGTGAGGTAATGGAAGCGTTAATTGCTTCTGAGATTGATTTTACTATATTTTTTTATAATCCTAATATTCATCCTGCGCAAGAATACGAAATTAGAAAAAATGAAAATGTTAATTTTGCAAAAAAACACAATATTCCTTTTATAGATGCGGATTATGATAAGGACAATTGGTTCGCTCGAGCTAAAGGCTTGGAATGGGAACCTGAGCGAGGTAAGCGTTGTACTATGTGTTTTGATATGCGTTTTGAACGCACGGCTTTATATGCTCACGAACACGGTTTTCCTGTGATTAGCAGTTCTTTAGGAATTTCACGTTGGAAAGATATGAATCAAATTAATGATTGTGGCGTTAGAGCGGCCAGTAAATATCCTAATTTAGAGTATTGGACTTACAATTGGCGAAAAAATGGTGGTTCAGAGCGCATGTATGAAATTGCTAAGCGTGAAGAATTTTATAAACAAGAGTACTGTGGGTGTGTTTATTCGTTACGTGATACCAATGCCTGGCGTAAACAAAAGGAACGGAACCGAATTAAAATTGGTGTTAATTATTATACTGAAAGTTTAAATAATGAAGGTACATCATGA
- a CDS encoding cation diffusion facilitator family transporter, giving the protein MSIHSHGESHHHHHHHGNNKDAVTYNKAFIISIIANGLFVVLQIVFAYLANSTSLLADAFHNLGDVLGLILAWVATVLMKRTPTMKATYGLKKTSILSALANGILLVFTCGIIATEAVYKLFSPAEVQAVSVMIVAAIGIVINATTALLFIRGSSDLNIRGAYLHLFYDALVSVGVVVSAALLYWTDWLWIDPVVGLLIAIIILKGTWSLFTSSFRLIIDGVPEHISWTEVSEFLLNKPGVNAFHDLHIWALSTQENAMSVHLHMPEEPLSDSLRAEWVKQLRQQFNIQHVTIQVERTATDCNDACHNPGFL; this is encoded by the coding sequence ATGAGCATACACTCACATGGTGAGTCGCATCACCATCATCATCACCATGGGAATAATAAAGATGCAGTAACTTATAATAAAGCTTTTATTATTTCCATTATTGCAAATGGTTTATTCGTTGTGTTGCAAATTGTTTTTGCCTATTTAGCTAACTCAACCAGTTTGCTTGCAGATGCTTTTCATAATTTAGGTGATGTATTAGGCTTGATATTGGCATGGGTTGCTACTGTTCTTATGAAACGTACACCAACTATGAAAGCAACTTATGGTTTAAAAAAGACGTCGATACTTTCTGCTTTGGCAAATGGAATTTTGTTAGTCTTTACATGCGGTATTATTGCTACAGAAGCAGTATATAAGTTATTTTCTCCGGCAGAAGTTCAAGCAGTATCGGTGATGATCGTTGCTGCTATCGGTATTGTGATTAATGCGACTACTGCATTATTATTTATACGTGGTTCCTCTGATTTAAACATTAGAGGTGCTTATCTTCATTTGTTCTATGATGCTTTGGTTTCAGTAGGTGTTGTAGTGTCTGCTGCATTACTTTATTGGACTGATTGGCTTTGGATAGATCCTGTAGTTGGTTTACTCATCGCAATTATTATACTTAAAGGAACTTGGTCTTTATTTACAAGTAGTTTCAGATTAATTATTGATGGTGTTCCAGAGCATATTTCTTGGACAGAGGTAAGTGAATTTTTATTAAATAAGCCTGGAGTGAACGCTTTTCATGACCTGCACATATGGGCGCTTAGCACCCAGGAAAATGCAATGTCTGTTCATTTACATATGCCTGAGGAACCGCTTTCTGATTCATTAAGAGCTGAGTGGGTTAAACAATTGCGTCAGCAGTTTAATATTCAACATGTAACTATTCAGGTAGAGCGCACGGCAACCGACTGTAATGATGCATGCCATAATCCCGGGTTTTTATAA
- the fabI gene encoding enoyl-ACP reductase FabI, which translates to MDSTLLAGKKALIIGIANDSSIAFGCARVLKRVGAELAITYLNEKAKPFVDKIAIDLKPSIYCECDVTKDHDLDNLFLEIDKKWGQIDIVIHSIAYAPKQDLQRPVYECSKEGFLMAMDISCHSFIRMANLAKPLMKNGGSLFAMSFYGAEKVVENYNLMGPVKAALEASVRYMAVELGPHQIRVIALSPGPLKTRAASGLEKFDHLLQHTKEKSPLKSLVDIDDVGAMVAFLASNYAKNITGDVIYIDSGYHIIG; encoded by the coding sequence ATGGATAGTACATTACTTGCAGGAAAAAAAGCATTAATAATCGGTATTGCCAATGACAGCTCCATTGCTTTCGGTTGTGCACGCGTCTTGAAAAGGGTAGGAGCTGAGCTCGCAATCACTTATTTAAATGAAAAAGCGAAACCCTTCGTAGATAAAATCGCAATCGATCTTAAACCGTCTATTTATTGTGAATGTGATGTCACCAAAGATCATGATTTAGATAATTTATTTTTAGAAATCGACAAAAAATGGGGACAAATTGATATAGTCATCCATTCAATTGCTTATGCGCCAAAACAGGATTTGCAAAGGCCTGTGTATGAGTGTTCTAAAGAAGGATTTCTCATGGCTATGGACATTTCTTGCCACTCTTTTATTCGCATGGCCAATCTCGCTAAACCACTCATGAAAAATGGAGGTTCATTATTTGCCATGTCATTCTATGGGGCTGAAAAAGTAGTTGAAAATTATAATCTCATGGGGCCAGTTAAGGCGGCATTGGAAGCTTCTGTACGCTATATGGCCGTAGAATTAGGCCCACATCAAATTCGAGTCATTGCACTTTCGCCAGGACCTCTCAAAACACGCGCAGCTTCAGGGCTTGAAAAGTTTGATCATTTGCTCCAACATACAAAAGAAAAATCACCCCTTAAATCGTTAGTAGATATCGATGATGTCGGCGCCATGGTCGCTTTTCTTGCCAGCAACTATGCGAAAAATATTACTGGTGATGTTATTTATATTGATAGCGGGTATCATATAATTGGTTAG
- a CDS encoding heme biosynthesis HemY N-terminal domain-containing protein, with product MIRVLFAFLILLVAVIIGIQLNKDPGYVLIAMNHWTIETTVWVAVFTLILLFMILYLCMRLCQKITHTPSTLTRWRAKKRFRKAQAITRKGLIEYSEGNWLKAKNHLIQALPNSDTPLLNYLTAARAAQKMGDNQLRDDYLREAQQSMPEAKIAVELTQAELQLANHQWEQALATLKHLHAIAPRHPYVLMLMMRLYQEIKDWPQLIALLPDLKKYKVISPQKFDLIQYDTYLQRLIALAKQNQSDAVNSFFQSIPKTLVNNPEIIAEYTRFLLKNNEFTAAKNLLYRTLRKNFNSQLIGLYAMLPADEHQLTFAESLLKKNTHSAALYLCLGQLCIKLQLWGKAKYYLEKSNEIEPTALAYEAKGKLHEKLGEEALACNSYKKGLELLTKK from the coding sequence ATGATACGTGTTCTTTTTGCCTTCTTAATCTTATTGGTTGCGGTAATTATAGGTATTCAACTTAATAAAGATCCTGGTTATGTATTAATTGCAATGAACCATTGGACTATAGAAACTACTGTTTGGGTCGCTGTTTTTACCTTAATTCTCTTATTTATGATCCTCTATCTTTGTATGCGTCTCTGTCAGAAAATTACTCATACTCCGAGTACATTAACGCGATGGCGTGCCAAAAAACGGTTTCGAAAAGCACAAGCAATTACCCGCAAAGGTTTAATTGAGTATAGCGAAGGCAACTGGCTAAAAGCCAAAAATCATTTAATCCAGGCTTTACCCAATTCCGATACGCCTTTACTGAATTATTTAACTGCAGCACGAGCAGCTCAAAAAATGGGGGATAATCAATTACGTGATGATTATTTACGAGAAGCACAGCAATCCATGCCCGAAGCAAAAATTGCAGTTGAATTAACCCAAGCAGAGTTGCAATTAGCAAATCATCAGTGGGAACAAGCTTTGGCAACATTAAAGCATTTGCATGCTATTGCACCACGCCATCCCTATGTGTTAATGCTGATGATGCGACTCTATCAAGAGATAAAGGATTGGCCTCAGCTTATTGCTCTTTTGCCAGATCTAAAAAAATATAAAGTCATTAGTCCACAAAAATTCGATTTAATACAATATGATACTTATTTGCAAAGACTGATTGCTCTTGCCAAACAAAATCAATCCGATGCAGTAAACTCTTTCTTTCAGAGTATCCCTAAAACTTTGGTTAATAACCCCGAAATTATTGCAGAATATACGCGTTTTCTATTAAAAAACAATGAATTCACCGCAGCAAAAAACCTATTATACCGCACACTACGCAAGAATTTTAATTCACAATTAATAGGGCTTTACGCAATGTTACCCGCTGATGAACACCAACTGACTTTCGCAGAATCCTTATTGAAAAAAAATACCCATTCAGCGGCTCTTTATTTATGTTTAGGTCAACTGTGCATTAAGCTCCAACTCTGGGGAAAAGCAAAATATTACCTTGAAAAATCCAATGAGATAGAACCTACAGCTTTGGCCTATGAAGCGAAAGGAAAGCTTCATGAAAAGCTGGGAGAAGAAGCACTCGCTTGCAACAGTTACAAGAAAGGCCTAGAGCTGCTCACGAAAAAATAG
- a CDS encoding uroporphyrinogen-III C-methyltransferase → MASSNEEQMQKVKKTSNIGQNAGSKSHNNNSFASKNNFIIAAVAIIIALGALAIATYTLFLNNQFHEQLANTNANFAEELKELEQKQNKTQEITNAKTKNTEEIQTQFQTKFDALSKQLQNAMSQRFYHNQDWLFLKARYYLELAQINAHWSNSSDATIALLEQADQLLKQFNEPKVFAIRQAIAKDIAQIQAIPPVDIAGLLSQLDAAQNSINNLSIPLPENENKATMEQSKTSSNNSSAWSTHLQESMNILGKLVIIRRHDQEIKPLLSPLLEAALKENLHLNLQEAQWAVLNHDSFVYQLVLKQAINTLKTNFNENTQNTASLIKKLTELQQISITQKRPPLGLALPMLNELIESKKGTTDQSTNNEQGGNQQ, encoded by the coding sequence ATGGCCAGTAGCAATGAAGAACAGATGCAAAAAGTAAAAAAAACGTCAAATATAGGACAAAATGCAGGGTCAAAGTCTCACAACAATAATTCTTTTGCTTCTAAAAACAATTTTATCATAGCTGCTGTAGCGATCATCATTGCATTAGGGGCTTTAGCCATTGCTACATATACGCTTTTCTTAAATAATCAATTCCATGAGCAATTGGCCAATACAAATGCTAATTTCGCTGAAGAGTTAAAAGAGTTAGAACAAAAACAAAATAAAACTCAAGAAATAACTAATGCAAAAACAAAAAATACTGAAGAAATCCAAACCCAATTTCAAACAAAGTTTGATGCTCTAAGCAAACAATTACAAAATGCGATGAGCCAAAGATTTTATCACAATCAAGATTGGCTTTTTCTTAAGGCACGTTATTATCTTGAATTAGCCCAAATTAATGCCCATTGGAGCAACAGTTCTGATGCAACAATAGCATTATTGGAGCAAGCAGATCAGCTATTAAAGCAATTTAACGAGCCTAAGGTCTTTGCGATAAGACAAGCAATAGCAAAAGATATAGCACAGATTCAAGCAATACCTCCTGTAGATATTGCCGGCTTGCTAAGTCAATTAGATGCAGCACAAAACAGCATTAATAATCTCAGCATTCCTTTGCCTGAAAATGAAAATAAAGCCACAATGGAGCAATCAAAAACATCATCCAATAATTCCTCTGCTTGGAGTACGCATTTACAAGAAAGTATGAATATATTAGGGAAACTGGTGATCATACGTCGTCATGATCAAGAAATCAAACCGCTTTTGTCCCCCTTACTAGAAGCGGCACTTAAAGAAAATCTACATCTCAACCTCCAGGAAGCTCAATGGGCCGTTCTTAATCATGATTCTTTTGTTTATCAACTGGTTCTTAAACAAGCAATTAACACGCTTAAAACAAATTTTAATGAAAACACACAAAATACGGCGTCTCTAATCAAAAAACTGACCGAGTTACAGCAAATCAGTATTACTCAAAAAAGACCACCCTTGGGCTTAGCACTGCCTATGCTTAATGAGTTGATTGAGAGTAAAAAAGGAACCACGGATCAATCCACAAATAATGAACAAGGAGGAAATCAACAATGA
- a CDS encoding uroporphyrinogen-III synthase codes for MKRSLKGLRILNTRPREQAHKLTQSILASGGIALELPALEIQASNSDWIYLLPNLNTVDHALFISANAVHYCFTQFNQLHINWPTSIQVIAIGQGTATALQKYNIQVSAIPEFPDSEHLLSLETLQHLEKQNVLLFKGKEGRPLIEEQLIQKGANLVILKVYQRVMPKLSPLFVQSIWRDDLVDIILLTSEQSLINLFKLFGKEAHHWLKNKTWLVISERLAQIASSLGIHKINISHPNQVLNTLLDYVNKD; via the coding sequence ATGAAACGGTCACTAAAGGGTTTGCGCATTTTAAATACTCGACCCCGAGAGCAAGCACATAAGCTCACCCAAAGCATTCTTGCTTCAGGAGGTATAGCACTTGAGCTTCCTGCACTAGAAATTCAAGCATCAAACAGCGATTGGATTTATTTGTTACCTAATTTAAACACCGTAGATCATGCTCTTTTTATTAGTGCCAATGCAGTTCACTATTGTTTTACTCAATTCAATCAACTGCACATAAATTGGCCTACTTCAATCCAGGTCATTGCAATTGGTCAAGGAACCGCCACCGCACTGCAAAAATATAACATCCAAGTGAGTGCTATCCCTGAGTTCCCTGATAGTGAACATTTATTATCATTAGAAACGTTACAACACCTTGAAAAGCAAAACGTGCTACTATTTAAAGGAAAAGAAGGCAGACCACTTATTGAAGAGCAACTGATACAAAAAGGAGCAAATCTAGTTATTCTAAAGGTATATCAAAGAGTGATGCCCAAACTAAGTCCCTTATTCGTTCAATCAATATGGCGCGATGACTTAGTGGACATTATACTGTTAACAAGCGAACAGTCTCTGATTAACCTTTTTAAACTGTTCGGTAAAGAGGCCCACCATTGGCTAAAAAATAAAACATGGCTAGTTATTAGTGAGCGTCTCGCTCAAATTGCCTCTTCATTAGGAATACATAAGATTAATATAAGTCACCCTAATCAGGTGCTAAATACACTGCTTGACTACGTAAACAAGGATTAA
- the hemC gene encoding hydroxymethylbilane synthase, protein MNSRIIRIATRQSPLALWQANYVRQLLLNKWPKLHIELLPMTTSGDKFLKDKLLAVGGKGLFVKELEEALLDKRADFAVHSSKDMPAEFPHGLCLAAICKRDNPFDVLVSHHYTSLQTLPQQAVIGTASLRRQSQLLAYRADLCIKPLRGNINTRLEKLRSGEYQAIILAAAGLERMGFTHVITEQLSAKIMLPACGQGALAIECRTDDQEIHALVAALNDPISSLCVHTERQVNAQLGGNCHVPLAVFCTPIDKNQLCLQAKILTLDGSQTIEDTQTGSLEQAANMAQRCSQSLIAQGAANLLASVMQ, encoded by the coding sequence ATGAATTCAAGAATAATACGTATAGCGACACGTCAAAGCCCACTCGCTCTATGGCAAGCAAATTATGTGCGTCAACTTTTATTAAACAAATGGCCAAAACTCCATATTGAATTATTACCTATGACTACATCTGGAGATAAGTTTCTCAAAGATAAGCTTTTGGCTGTTGGTGGAAAAGGCTTATTTGTCAAAGAATTAGAAGAAGCATTACTGGATAAGAGAGCAGATTTTGCCGTACATTCATCAAAAGACATGCCTGCCGAATTTCCCCACGGACTTTGTCTGGCTGCAATTTGTAAAAGAGATAATCCCTTTGATGTTCTTGTCAGTCATCATTATACCAGCCTACAGACGCTACCTCAGCAAGCCGTCATTGGAACAGCCAGCCTGAGAAGGCAATCTCAACTATTAGCTTATAGAGCTGATTTATGTATTAAACCTTTGCGAGGCAATATCAACACGCGCCTCGAAAAGCTTAGATCTGGAGAATATCAAGCGATCATTCTCGCTGCTGCTGGTCTTGAACGTATGGGTTTCACCCATGTGATTACAGAGCAATTATCCGCAAAAATTATGTTGCCTGCATGTGGACAAGGAGCCTTAGCAATCGAATGCAGAACAGATGATCAAGAAATTCATGCTCTTGTTGCAGCATTAAACGATCCTATTTCGTCGCTTTGTGTTCATACAGAACGACAAGTTAATGCACAATTAGGCGGAAACTGCCATGTCCCATTAGCGGTTTTCTGCACTCCCATTGACAAGAATCAACTTTGCCTGCAAGCAAAAATTCTGACCCTTGATGGCTCCCAAACCATTGAAGATACCCAAACGGGATCTTTAGAGCAGGCAGCAAACATGGCCCAGCGTTGTTCCCAATCCTTAATAGCACAAGGCGCAGCCAATCTTCTAGCATCGGTTATGCAATGA
- a CDS encoding HdeD family acid-resistance protein, translating to MANNGFGTPNTLRHNWGWLLGLGILLVFLGFIGLSMVIGLTLVSMYFFAALLIVSALSHFIDIFKHQDWQGIFWQAIIAFLYLIGAVIVFYDPFLASTLITALLAIVLIIIGITRIVLALSLKSAQGWGWLLFAGITAIILGLLILIQWPISGLWVIGMFIAIDMIINGWTYIFIALGVRASLS from the coding sequence ATGGCAAACAATGGCTTTGGCACACCAAATACCCTGAGACATAACTGGGGTTGGCTCCTAGGATTAGGTATATTACTTGTTTTTCTAGGCTTTATTGGGTTAAGTATGGTAATTGGATTAACCCTTGTCAGTATGTATTTTTTTGCTGCGTTGTTAATTGTTTCTGCATTATCTCATTTTATAGATATTTTTAAACATCAAGACTGGCAGGGTATCTTCTGGCAAGCAATAATTGCATTTTTATACCTGATTGGAGCTGTAATTGTCTTTTATGACCCTTTTTTAGCCTCCACACTCATTACAGCATTATTAGCCATAGTCCTTATTATTATTGGCATTACTCGAATCGTTTTAGCATTATCGTTAAAAAGCGCCCAAGGATGGGGTTGGTTGTTGTTCGCGGGAATTACCGCCATTATCCTTGGCCTGTTAATCCTCATTCAATGGCCAATAAGTGGACTCTGGGTTATAGGAATGTTTATTGCCATTGATATGATAATTAACGGCTGGACCTATATTTTTATAGCACTTGGAGTACGTGCATCCTTATCATGA
- a CDS encoding c-type cytochrome codes for MRLGLFISLYCFSLMLYASDETQQQEIQLRIQPVGQVSVQNKAKSDNKATSDEESGQETYERYCVVCHKDGLAGAPRFRNEQDWKPRLTGRTLDDLVASSLKGLNAMPAKGTCIKCNEDDLKAAISYMLPKS; via the coding sequence ATGAGGTTAGGGTTATTCATTTCATTGTATTGTTTTTCATTGATGTTGTATGCCAGTGATGAAACGCAGCAACAAGAAATTCAATTAAGAATTCAACCCGTAGGCCAAGTCTCTGTACAAAATAAAGCCAAATCAGATAATAAAGCTACGAGTGATGAAGAGTCTGGACAAGAAACTTATGAACGTTATTGTGTTGTTTGTCATAAGGATGGGCTGGCCGGAGCACCTAGATTTAGAAATGAACAAGATTGGAAGCCTAGATTGACGGGTAGAACGTTAGATGACTTAGTTGCATCTTCACTCAAAGGTTTAAATGCTATGCCAGCAAAAGGAACATGTATTAAATGTAATGAAGATGATCTTAAAGCTGCCATATCCTATATGTTGCCAAAATCATGA
- a CDS encoding disulfide bond formation protein B: protein MRKNTYRKVQTFTAALTAFVLFASFYFEYVVGLIPCPLCMMQRICVFLLLAILGISFYTLKRAHIISALQIIIASAGLYFSLRQLWLQSLPAGKAPACMPGLDVLIRYFPWQTVVKTLFLGTGDCAEVNWQLLGISMPGWCALYFLFIALLGCFLFWHTRRSTLHENLFCL, encoded by the coding sequence ATGAGAAAAAATACTTATCGAAAAGTTCAAACATTCACTGCAGCACTGACAGCATTTGTATTATTTGCATCCTTCTATTTTGAATATGTGGTTGGACTGATTCCTTGTCCTTTATGTATGATGCAACGCATTTGTGTTTTTTTATTATTGGCGATTTTAGGAATAAGTTTTTACACATTAAAAAGAGCTCATATTATTAGTGCCTTGCAAATCATCATTGCCAGTGCAGGCTTATATTTTTCGTTACGCCAATTATGGCTGCAGTCTTTACCTGCTGGAAAAGCGCCGGCGTGTATGCCGGGTTTAGATGTTTTAATTCGTTATTTTCCTTGGCAGACAGTAGTAAAAACGCTGTTTTTAGGAACAGGTGACTGTGCTGAAGTCAATTGGCAGTTGTTGGGAATTTCAATGCCTGGGTGGTGTGCGCTGTATTTCTTATTTATCGCATTGTTGGGATGCTTTTTATTTTGGCATACGCGAAGAAGTACTCTTCATGAAAATTTATTTTGTCTATAA